TGGGCGGGTTGCGAAAGGATTGCCGCTCAAGCCGGTGAATTGCAGTCCGACCCGCTTGATTTCAAGGCGCGCCCGCGCTGGCCGCTCGATCCGGAAGCTGAAAGCGTTCGCGGCGCTGGGGTGAAGGCATGAGCGAAAAAGCCACTATAGGCGTTATCGGCGCAGGCGCTTGGGGCACTGCATTGGCTCAGATGTTGAGCACCGACGGGCGCGACGTGTTGATCTGGGCCTACGAAGCGGAAGTTGTCGAGGCCATCAACGCCGAACGCCGCAACCCCATGTTTCTTCCCAGCGCGCATTTGAACGAGACGATCCGCGCAACCGGCGACCTTGCCGAACTCGCCAGGCTCGACACGCTCCTATGCGTTACTCCGGCGCAAGTGATGGGCAAGGTTCTGGGCGAATTGCCCACTGCACCGCGCGACCTTGTTCTGTGTTCGAAGGGGATCGAAGCCGGCACGGGCAGGCTGATGAACGATGTCGCGCGCGAAGCCTCTCCCGGAAGCGAGATCGCCGTCCTCTCGGGCCCGACTTTCGCGCATGAAGTGGCCGCTGGTCTGCCGACGGCCGTTACGCTCGCCTGCGAAGGCGGACGCGATCAATGGGAGCGCCTCTCCCCAACCATCGCACGGCCCGCATTCCGGCCATATTATTCCGATGATGTGACGGGCGCGGAGATCGGCGGATCGATCAAAAATGTGCTCGCCATTGCGTGCGGCGTGGTCGATGGGCTCGAGCTTGGTCAGAATGCACGCTCGGCGCTCATCGCGCGCGGCTACGCGGAAATGCAGCGTTTCGGTGAGGCGCTCGGAGCGCAGGCGGAAACCTTGTCCGGCTTGTGCGGGCTGGGCGACCTCGTCCTCACCTGCTCGTCGACTTCGAGCCGCAATTTCTCGCTCGGCAAGGCGCTGGGTGAAGGCAGGAGTGCTTCCGAGCTGATGAGCGACCGCCGCACGGTCGCCGAAGGCGCGCACACCGCGCCGGTGCTCGCCCAACTCGCGGACAATCGCAGTATCGCGATGCCGATCACGATTGCGGTCAACGCAATCCTCGATGGCGAAAACCCGCGCGAAGTCGTTGCCCGGTTGCTTGCAAGACCACTCACCGCCGAACAGCCCGGCGACCAGTCGGATATATCGTGAGCGACAAGACAGCACCTCCGGCTCAACCCGAACCTGCAAAAGGCGGGGACGATATGGCAACGCTCGCCAAGGGCGGACGTACCAACACGATGGGTTTCGTCATCCGCCTGCTGGGGAATATCCCGTTCCTCTTCATCGGCTACCGCCTCTACGGCGTCGAAGCGATGGGCCGGTTCGCTGCGGCTTTTGTCATTATCGAGATTTTCGCGCTCGTGTGCGCGCTGGGGGAGAAACGCGGTCTCGCCCAGCGGCTTACCGAAGGGGTCGAGGATCGCGAGGGCACTCCCTCGAACCTCGTCTTCGACGGTATGCTCGCGTCGCTTATCTGTTCGGCGCTTGCGGTCATTTTGCTGCTGATCTTCCCCGCGATCATTTTTCCGAGTGGGACGAGCAGCGATTACGACATGTGGATGATCGCTGCTGTGCCCGCTTTCGCGCTCACCGAAATCCTGCTCGCGGCCCAGGCCTATCGCTATGATATCGCGACCACCGTGCGCGCACGGGCCATTGTCGAGCCGTGGACGCGATCGATCCTCGTCGGCGTCTTGTTCTATGTGCCCGGGGTTGCGCAAGGCGGGCTTTCGCTCGCCTTCCTCGCTTCGATCTACGCCGGGCTTCTGATTGCCGCCTATTCGTTCTATCGCACCTATGGCATGCCTACAGGATGGCGGCCGCGCCCGCGCTATCTTGGCAAGCTGGCGGCCCGCGCACTGCCGCTGGTCGGCGCCGACGTGATTGAGCGCGGGACGAGGCTGATCGATGTGTTCCTGCTCGGCCAGTTCACTTCGCCAGCGGCAGTGGGCATCTATTTCTTCGCCAAGGAAATCGCGAGCCTGCCGCAAAAGCTCAAATCGAGTTTCGAGCCGATCCTCTCGCCGGTCATCACGAAAAACCTCAAGATCGGGAATATGGAGGCGATTGCGGCGCAGGTTCGGCAAGTGGGTTTCTGGATCATTGCGCTTCAACTTGGCATCGCGTTGATGATCGCTATTCCCGGCGAGGCGGTGATGGGCCTGGGCGGCCCCGCCATCGTCGGCGGTACAGGCGCGCTTGCATTGTTGCTCGCTGCTGAAGTCGTCGCCTCGATGGCGGTCGTTTCGGAAAGCGTGCTGGTCTATATCGCGAAAAAGCGGAACCTTGCGATCTCGGTCGGGGTCATAACCTCGCAGGCACTGATGACGGTCGGGTTCATCCTCCTTGCAAGGCACCTTGGCCTCGATGAGGGCTTCATGGCTGGGGGTGCCGCGCTCGCGCTGTTCATCGCGCTCGGCCTCTCCAGCATCGTCAAGGCGGCAGTCCTGAAGAACCTCCTCAAGGCACCGGTGTCGAACTGGCGCTGGGCGCTCGTCTGGGCAACCGGACCAGCGGTGATCGTCGGATTTTGCGCGACGCTGCTTCCCGAATGGGCAGAGCTCGTCTTCGGCACGCCCGCTATCCTTGGCACCTACCTCTACGTCATCTGGAAGCGCGGCTTCGGACCAGAGGACAAGGTGCTTTTCAAAAAGAATATCGTGCCAGTCGATCCCGAACCGGAGCCTGCCAAGCCCGCCTGAGGTAAGGATTTCGCGCCATCACGACGCCCCAACATTTCGCAAGGCTTACAACGCGTTCAGAAGTCGTTCACTCGATTCGTCGATCCTCGGGCACGGGTAATCGGGGAGAGTGCCAATGCGTTTTTCGGGCTTTGCAGCAATCGTCGTTCTCGGCGCGATAGTAACAGGATGCGCCGGTCAGTATGACAGTGACGTGGCCAGCACCGGAACGCCCGAGGGGGAGATAGCCCAAGCCCCTCCACCTCCGCCCCCGCCCCCACCACCTCCACCTCCACCTCCACCAGCCGCCATCACTGGCGATGAGACCGCGATTATCGTCACCGGCTCGCGCAGGGTGGAGCGGAATTACGCATCGCCAAACGCGGTGACCGTCGTATCGGGCGAAACCTTCGTCCCGGCAGTCCGCGTCGCAACCGATCCGGGGCGCGAGCGCTATGACGGCAAGGAAGTCTCGCCGGTCAAACTCGTGGCGGCAGAGCCCGTCTCAACCTTCTCCGTGGACGTCGATACGGGTGCCTATGCGAATACGCGCCGGTTCCTCAGCCAGGGCATGATGCCGCCTAAGGCCGCCGTCCGGACAGAGGAGATGATCAACTACTTCCGCTATGACTACGAGCGGCCAGCGGACCGCTCGCGGCCTTTCACCGTCACCACCGATGTGGCGAAGACACCTTGGAACGAGGACACCTACCTGATGAGGATCGGCCTTCGCGGATACGATCTGCCGCAAGAGGACCGTCCGCCTACCAATCTCGTGTTCCTGATGGACGTATCGGGATCGATGGGTTCGCCCGACAAATTGCCGCTGGTGAAGACTGCGCTTTCGGGCCTTGCAGGAGAGCTGGGCGAGCAGGACCGGGTTTCGATCGTAGTCTATGCAGGCGCTGCGGGCCTGGTGCTCGAGCCGACCAATGACACCCGCAAGATCCGCCGGGCACTCGAGGAACTCCGCGCAGGCGGGTCGACGGCTGGCGGCGCCGGTCTCCAGCTCGCCTACAACATCGCTGAAGACAACTTCATCAAGGGCGGCGTCAACCGCGTGATCCTCGCCACCGACGGCGATTTCAATGTCGGAGTGTCCGACCGCGATGCGCTGGTCGAACTGATCGAGAATTACCGCGACCGCGACATCACGCTGACAACGCTCGGCTTCGGCACGGGCAATTACAACGAAGCGATGATGGAGCAGATCGCCGATCACGGCAACGGCAACTACTCCTACATCGACAGCGCGCTCGAAGCGAAGAAGGTGCTGGGAGAGGAGATGACCTCGACCCTTTTCACCATCGCCAAGGACGTGAAGATCCAGGTCGAATTCAACCCGGCTGTGGTGAGCCAGTATCGCCTCGTCGGTTATGAAAATCGCATCCTTCGCGAAGAGGACTTCAACAATGACAAGGTCGATGCGGGCGATATCGGTGCCGGACACCAGGTAACCGCGATCTACGAGATCGTTCCGACCGGAAAGCAGGGCTGGATTCCGCGCCGCCGCTATGAAGACCCTATGCCGGCCGCGGCGAGCAAGAAATTTGCCGAAGCAGCGCATGTGAAGCTGCGCTACAAACTGCCCGGTGGCAACAAGTCCACGCTGATCGACACGGTTGTCAGCTACGAACAAATGCGCCGCGCCAAGGCACCTCGAGGCGACTTTGCCTTCGCCACATCGGTCGCCGCCTTTGGACAGGTTCTGCGCGGCGATGCCTTGATGATGGATTTCGATCACGAGGATATCGGCGAGCTGGCAGGGCAGCAGGACAATTTCTGGCGGCAGGAATTCCTGCAGCTCAATGCTCTTGCAAGCGGCATGAAAAACGGCGGCTGACGCCCTGTTTTCGCCACCAATCGGGCCGGTCCCCGCCTGTGCGGGAGACCGGCCCTTTTGCATGCGCGCCGCGCCCTGCTAAAGCGCCCGCGCGAATGTTTCGTCTGACAAAGAGAGATTACAATCCATGT
The Erythrobacter sp. THAF29 DNA segment above includes these coding regions:
- a CDS encoding VWA domain-containing protein translates to MRFSGFAAIVVLGAIVTGCAGQYDSDVASTGTPEGEIAQAPPPPPPPPPPPPPPPPAAITGDETAIIVTGSRRVERNYASPNAVTVVSGETFVPAVRVATDPGRERYDGKEVSPVKLVAAEPVSTFSVDVDTGAYANTRRFLSQGMMPPKAAVRTEEMINYFRYDYERPADRSRPFTVTTDVAKTPWNEDTYLMRIGLRGYDLPQEDRPPTNLVFLMDVSGSMGSPDKLPLVKTALSGLAGELGEQDRVSIVVYAGAAGLVLEPTNDTRKIRRALEELRAGGSTAGGAGLQLAYNIAEDNFIKGGVNRVILATDGDFNVGVSDRDALVELIENYRDRDITLTTLGFGTGNYNEAMMEQIADHGNGNYSYIDSALEAKKVLGEEMTSTLFTIAKDVKIQVEFNPAVVSQYRLVGYENRILREEDFNNDKVDAGDIGAGHQVTAIYEIVPTGKQGWIPRRRYEDPMPAAASKKFAEAAHVKLRYKLPGGNKSTLIDTVVSYEQMRRAKAPRGDFAFATSVAAFGQVLRGDALMMDFDHEDIGELAGQQDNFWRQEFLQLNALASGMKNGG
- a CDS encoding lipopolysaccharide biosynthesis protein, with translation MATLAKGGRTNTMGFVIRLLGNIPFLFIGYRLYGVEAMGRFAAAFVIIEIFALVCALGEKRGLAQRLTEGVEDREGTPSNLVFDGMLASLICSALAVILLLIFPAIIFPSGTSSDYDMWMIAAVPAFALTEILLAAQAYRYDIATTVRARAIVEPWTRSILVGVLFYVPGVAQGGLSLAFLASIYAGLLIAAYSFYRTYGMPTGWRPRPRYLGKLAARALPLVGADVIERGTRLIDVFLLGQFTSPAAVGIYFFAKEIASLPQKLKSSFEPILSPVITKNLKIGNMEAIAAQVRQVGFWIIALQLGIALMIAIPGEAVMGLGGPAIVGGTGALALLLAAEVVASMAVVSESVLVYIAKKRNLAISVGVITSQALMTVGFILLARHLGLDEGFMAGGAALALFIALGLSSIVKAAVLKNLLKAPVSNWRWALVWATGPAVIVGFCATLLPEWAELVFGTPAILGTYLYVIWKRGFGPEDKVLFKKNIVPVDPEPEPAKPA
- a CDS encoding NAD(P)H-dependent glycerol-3-phosphate dehydrogenase, whose amino-acid sequence is MSEKATIGVIGAGAWGTALAQMLSTDGRDVLIWAYEAEVVEAINAERRNPMFLPSAHLNETIRATGDLAELARLDTLLCVTPAQVMGKVLGELPTAPRDLVLCSKGIEAGTGRLMNDVAREASPGSEIAVLSGPTFAHEVAAGLPTAVTLACEGGRDQWERLSPTIARPAFRPYYSDDVTGAEIGGSIKNVLAIACGVVDGLELGQNARSALIARGYAEMQRFGEALGAQAETLSGLCGLGDLVLTCSSTSSRNFSLGKALGEGRSASELMSDRRTVAEGAHTAPVLAQLADNRSIAMPITIAVNAILDGENPREVVARLLARPLTAEQPGDQSDIS